The sequence below is a genomic window from Uranotaenia lowii strain MFRU-FL chromosome 2, ASM2978415v1, whole genome shotgun sequence.
ACCAAAGCGGAAGAAGAAAAATTCCAATTAACAACTTCCCcgagtttgatttttattgatcGAACAATAATCATCATAGGGATTTTTCAGTCGATGACGATGATTACATCGCATTAACAAacttcacaaaagttgtttgcGAGAAAATTCCCGTACATTTCCGCAAAACAAAGCTTACTTCCGTCATCGTTCGGTGAATTTTAATCCTGCTTTTGATGAGGGGTAGACGGAAAAATGTTCCTTTTTCcctgaaagcaaaattttccgCGCCCGACAAAGAAAACCACGCGTAAGTGGTCGGGTGGCAAgactaataaaatttcaataattccgGCAAGCTTTGCCGAAGGAATTTTCGCAATTTTCCAAACCTCCGCCTGCAAAATTGGGCTAGCGAAGGACAAATCGCCGCACCGAAGTCCTAGGACAGTAAAGCCGCACAAGGGGAAAGAAATTTCCGTAAATTTGCGTCCCCGTTGTTTTCAGCAGTTTGTGGCGAGCCATGATATATTAAAttactttctatttttttttacgttgGATGAATCCCattttctgatgttttttttgtggttgAGTACAGTGCAGACATTCGTAATTTGATTGCCGGATTGACATTGAATATATTTCGAAGAATCGAAGGTACCAGAAAATAAACACGaggttttcaatgaaaaaatattaaaacccaGCACTtacaacaaaataattaaaatcactaataacaaacaaatttacaaatttagtatttgTTACACAaagtcaaaaacttaaaaagtcaaaaacgcaaaaagttgaaaaataaataaacacaaaaagttaaacaattacaaattgaaaagtaaaaagtcgaaatatataaaaaaaaaaataaattatcaaaaagtcgaaaagtcaaaaagtctaaagatcaaaagatcagaaagtcaaaagtcaaaaaaattaaaaaatcaaaaacgcaAAAGATCAAAAAGTCAAAGggccaaaatgtaaaaaaatttaaaaagtaaagaaaaagtcagaaagttaaaaagtcaaaaagccaaaagctaaaaagtcaaaaagtcaaaaagtcgtcaaaaagtctaaaagtcgaaaagtcgacaagtcaaaaagtctaaaattttttacttttagacTTTTTGACTTGTGGACTAGttaaaaagtagaaaagtaaaaaagtcaataattcaaaatgtcaaaatgtcaaaaagtcattatatcaaaatgtcaaaaagtcaaaaaaaaaaattaaaaagttaaatagTCGAAAAGCCAAGCAGCCAAAAagtcaaaagttgaaaagtcaaaaagtttaaaagtaaGTGTTGCGTGCTATTTTAGCAATACTGTTTATAGTATATAGAAACCATAATGACAGTGATCTAGATACTTGTCAGAATAGGCTCCACTGCTTTGTAGAACAGGAAATAAAAATGTcattctgaaatcgattgtgAACCATATAGCACGTTTATCGAAAGAGGTaccaaatcatcaaaattttactaaattctttaaatcagcatcttaaatttattattctaGTATATTCGGCTAAACtcacaatcaaaattaaaacagttgTTACGAAAATAGTGACTAGGAGATTTAATATGTAAGTCATTCAAATTTGTTAACCTAATTTAATactaatcaaaatgaaaaataattacagTTTTGAGCTATCACATCCATAAAATAAAACGGACGATTGCTTCAAATAACTCCGAAAGTTCACGTAACAACActcaaaaatattaacattACGAACGTGATCGTGATGAATAGGCCCCAGACCCGTTCACAGACACGCGCTTCTCGAGAACAAGATGGACATAACCTGGTTGAGGAAAACGTCAACAAAGATTCCCAGGGAGGTGATACGTTTGTTCCGAGTTTTGTGGATGTTGACCGGGCTAACAAGAACGATTGCCGGTTTTGTAAACGACCGAATGGCGCGGAACGATTTATGGTGCAGTGTGTATCGTGCGAAAGATGGGACCATTTTGCGTGCGCAGGTGTTACCACAGAAACAGCGAAAGATATCGTTTACCGTTGTGCTCTCTGTGTTCCGCGAATACCAGTACCACCGCCGAGCTCTGCTACTGGGCAATCCACTTCCAGCAGCACTCGCCGAGCGAAAATTGCTAGGGATTTGGAAAACTGGAAGAGGAACTAAAACTGCAGAATGACGCGGCAAATGCGAAATTGGAGCGGGATCGTGCCTAATTGGATAAACGGTACGAGTTACTCAAACAGCAAGACGATGTGGAGGACGGTAAAAGTGAACGTAGTTACCACAGTGGGCAGTCGCGTTCCAGAACTGCGAATTGGGTTCGAGAGCAAGCGGTTGCGACCGAGAAATCCGGCCGAGGTGTTGTTGGACAAACGCCTAAACCCGATGTTCGGACCAACGAACCTGGAACAGCAACAATAGAGAAACTGTGTGGTAAAATGACATCGACTCCCATAGTTGAATCGACTTTAGAAGGCAGGCCAAGAACGATTGACAGCCTTTCTATCGGTTTCCTACCCGAGGGTGGCTCAGAGGTATCGACAGACATGTCCCTGAATCACATTCCAAAAGTCGACATCCAACCATTCGTTAACATGCTCGAGGATCAGCTAAGCTACCGGAAACCAACAGGAACTATACCCAAAACCGTTAAACCATCCTTCGAACAGTGGCAACGCGAAACGATTGGAGTACGAAAGGTTCGTGAGCTGCAGCAGATGCACGAAAAGGAAAACGACATTCGTAGGAAACGAGAAATAGAGTTGACGGAAAAGCTTAAACATTTGGATATACAGCGGCAAGCAGAAGCAGACAGAATGAGGAAGGTGGAAGCAGATCTTCGGCAGCAACTGCAAGAATTTCGGGAACATCACGAAGGAATCTATAGACAGCGCTTGCTAGATTTGGAGAAACGTGACGACGAGCTGAACCAACTTCGACGGGTGGAAAAGCAGTTACGCGATGAGTTAGATGTAGCTCATGGGCGACAACCAAGCTTAGGGGATAGTGTTTTCAATATTAGTCCCCGAACAGGTAACATTCCTCCTCCTCCATCTGCTATGTCACCGGTAAGTACCACGATTCCGAACCAAAATGCAAATATGAACCCAGAGTTTTCAAATGTGTTTACCGCACCCATAAGCTCTCCAGTTGGGGCGCGTTcacaaattttctttgaatCTCAGGCACCCTCTCcactaaatatttttccaaattacaCACCACCAATCCAACCAACATACATTCAAACACACCCGAACGATTTTCAACACCCTGTAGAGAATAATACGCAGTTTCAGTATGGTCCAACTCCCACGCAAATGGTAGCTCGTCATGTGTTCGCTAAGGACTTGCCAATATTCGATGGGAATCCTCTTGATTGGCCACTGTTTATCACCAGCTACGAGCAGTCTTCGAATGCGTGTGGGTTTTCCGATTCCGAAAATCTTTTACGTCTTCAGCGATGTTTGAAGGGGAAAGCAAAAGAAGAGGTTcatagctttcttttgcatcCATCCACCGTTTCGAAAGTTATTTCCACTTTGCAAACGCTTTATGGTCGTCCTACACAAATCGTACATCATATGATAAGTAAAATTCGTTCCACTCCAGCCCCGAAAGAAGATCGGTTGGACACACTAGTAAGTTTTGGCCTCGCAGTTCAGAACATGTGCAGTCATTTGAGAGCGGTCGGCATGGGAAGTCATATGGGGAATACAAATCTTCTACAGGAGCTGGTGGATAAGTTACCGCCTGTCGTTCAGTTTAATTGGGCACTTTACCAACATCAGCTACCCACAGTGGACCTTCAATCGTTCGGTCAGTATATGTAGCTGTAAGTACGAGTAAGATTACGTTACGCCGGGATGATCGGGTCAAGTCCAAGAACAAAGCGTTCGTGAACACCCACACAGCCGTGAATATATCTGGTGATTTAACTGAAGTTCCTAATATAAACCATCCTCCAGATACGGGAGCAGATTTCAAAACGTGCATAGCTTGCAAGGGAAAGTGTAGGTCGATGGAAAAGTGTTCTAGATTTTTAAACATGTCATTAGATGATCGTTGGTCGTTAGTGAAAGAACGCAAAGTATGTCGTCGTTGTCTTACGCCGCACCGTCGTTGGCCATGCAAAGGAGAAGTATGCGGAACCAACAATTGCCAGAAGAAGCATCATCGACTGCTGCATTTCGAACCAAAGGCTCCTGAGACAACAGTTGCAACAGTTTCTATCCATCGGCAAGTAAGTAGTTCAATCCTGTATCGAATTCTTCCAGTCACACTGTACGGTCCCAAAGGAAAGGTGGAAACGTTTGCCTTTTTAGACGACGGTTCTGCAGTAACATTGTTAGAGGACAATATAGCCAGACAATTAGGAGCAGAAGGAAAAGCAACGTCTTTGTGTATTCAATGGACTGGAGGCGTAACTAAAACGATTTCCGGAACCAGGATCGTGGAGTTAGAGATAGCAGCCGATAGTAGTGGAATTCGGTTTCCTTTGTCGAAAGTTTATACAGTAGATTGTCTTGGTCTTCCTAAACAAAGCATTAATTACGAAGCGTTGTCTAGAGAATATAGTCATCTCAGGGGTCTTCCGGTGGCGAGTTTTAATTCAGCAGTGCCAGGAATACTTATTGGTCTCAGCAATATGCATTTACTGACAACTTTGAAAGCCAGAGAAGGAGGTACAGGAGAACCGGTAGCGATGAAGTCTCGCATTGGCTGGTCGGTGCAGGGTTGCTTACCAGGGGGAGCAGAAAGTATGCCACATCGTCAAATGCATGTTTGCGCTAGAGAGGAACAAGATCTTCATGAATATGTTCGACAGTTCTTTGAGTTCGAGAGTTTGGGAGtaacggtggctccagagagaaaaTCAGCTGATGATCTTCGAGCACAACACATTTTGGAATCTACAACGAAACGAGGCACAGACGGTCGTTTTGAAGTGGGGTTGCTGTGGCGATACGATTACGTGGAGTTTCCCGAAAGTAAGCCTATGGCtgaaaaacgattcaaatgttTGGAAAAACGGCTCCATCAGAATCCAGCTTTGTACAACTCAGTTCGACAACAAATATTAGCATATCAGCAAAAGGGATACGCACATCAGGCTTCGGAAGCAGAAATTCAATCCTTTGATATCCGACGGACATGGTACCTGCCACTTGGAATTGTACTGAACGATAAAAAGCCGGGAAAAGTTCGTCTAATTTGGGACGCTGCGGCGAAGGTCGAGGGAGTTTCACTGAACAGCATGCTGATGAAAGGTCCAGATCTATTGACTTCTTTATTGTCCGTTTTATTTCGTTATCGAGAAAGGGAGGTGGCCATTTCAGGTGACATCAGAGATATGTTCCACCAGATGACTGTGCGGAAGGAAGATCGCTCCGCCCAGCTTTTCCTGTGGCGGGACACTCCAGATCAAGATATCCAGACGATGGTAGCCGACGTTGCTATATTCGGTGCCACATGCTCACCTGCACATTCCCAGTATGTGAAAAACTTGAATGCAGCCGAACATGCGGACAGATACCCTAAAGCAGCAGCAGCGATCATGGATTCACACTACGTTGATGATTATCTTCAACGCGTTGATACAGCAGAGGAGGCGATGGAGTTAGTCGAGCAGGTGTCGAAGGTCCATGCCAACGGGGGATTCCAAATAGTTAACTGGTTGTCAAGCTCTAAATTAGTTCTGGAGAAACTAGGTGAAGTGGATCCTGCTAGCGTTAAAGCTTTACGATTTGATGGTGAGTCAGGAGAAGTAGTGGAGGAACGTCTTCTCGGAATGGTTTGGCAACCGATAACGGATACCTTCTCATTCTCATTGGTATTCCGTAAGGAAGTAACTGATTTGATCTTGGGTGAAGTGGTTCCCACAAAACGACAACTTCTTAGACTCGTGATGAGCATTTATGACCCGCTCGGCATGGTTTCAAATTTCGTAATTCATGGTAAAATACTTTTACAAGAAGTTTGGAGATCAAAAACCGGATGGGACGAACAGATTACCCCTGAAAACGTGACACGTTTCAAGCTTTGGATAGAGTTTTTGAGGAAAATAGAAATGGTCCATATCCATCGATGTTACTTCCCTGGGTATCGCAGAGACAGTTTCCAGAGCCTGCAACTTCATATATTTGTAGACGCTAGTGAGCAGGCGTATGCAGCAGTTGCATTTTTCAGAATTGTGGATTGTGGTGTAGTTCGATGTACCCTCGTTTCATCTAAGACCAAGGTTGCACCGCTGAAGCTGTTATCTATCCCACGTTTGGAATTACTTGCGGCGGTTTTAGGTGTTCGGATTAGAAAAACGATTGAATCAGAGCATTCACTGGAAGTCAAGCAGACCTTTTTCTGGAGCGACTCTTCAACGGTCCTTGCTTGGATCAGGTCGGATCTACGGAAGTATAGTTTGTATGTGGGACACCGAATCAACGAAATTCTGGAATCGTCTCGAATCGACGAGTGGAGATGGGTTCCAACTCGCCTCAACGTCGCTGACGACGCAACGAAATGGGGGAAAGGACCGTCGTTTGAACCGGAAGGCCGTTGGTTTAGAGCCCCAAGTTTCCTTTACGATGAACAAGAAGAATGGCCTAAAGATCGTGCTGTACcggaaacaatcgaggaggtgcGTTCATTCCGTATCAACACACACGTTTTATCAGAACCGATCGTCGATCCCACTCCCTTTTCCAAATGGGAAAGGCTGTTACGTGCTACAGGCTACGTCCATTGCTTCATCGATTCCAGGAAAATGGAATCGAAAAAATTGACTAGTGAACACCTAAGAAAAGCGGAGCAAACTTTGTGGAAAGTAGCACAAGCTGAGTTCGGTGAGGAAATTGCAGTTTTGAATTATAACAAGAATGTCACGTTGGAGAAGAAAcggaaaattaagaaatcaagTCCGATAGCAAGCTACAACGCCTTTCTAGATGAAGCAGGCGTCTTGAGAGTAAGTGGGCGTTTGGAAGCGGCTGATTGGTTACCCTATGACGCAAAGTACCCTATAATACTTCCCAAAAATCATCGGATCACCGTTTTGTTACTGGACTGGATGCATCGGAAACACCATCATGCGAATAACGAAACAGTGACCAACGAAATTCGACAGAGGTTTCGAATTCCTCGACTACGAGTACAAGTGCAATTGGCCAAGAAGAACTGCATGTGGTGTCGGGTTTACACGACAGTGCCGGCAGCACCAATAATGGGGCCACTTCCCAGAGTGAGAATCACTCCCTTTCTGCGCCCCTTTACTTATTTGGGAATCGATTATTTCGGGCCATACTTGGTTAAGGTGGGAAGATCAGCAGTGAAACGTTGGGTTGTGCTCTTTACATGCCTGACCATAAGAGCTATACATTTGGAAGTGGCAGCGACGTTGACAAGTGATTCATGTAAGAAGGCGATTCGGCGATTCATTGCTCGTCGAGGTGCGCCTGAAGAAATTTATACGGACAACGGAACCAATTTCTTGGGTGTTAGTCGTGAGCTACAAGCAGAGATGCAGAAAATCAACAACGAACTTAGCAGCACTTTTACCGACACGTCGACGCAGTGGCATTTTATTCCCCCCGCAGCGCCGCATATGGGCGGGTGCTGGGAAAGGATGGTGAGATCGGTTAAGGCAGCATTAGGATCGATACCGACAGAAAGGAAACTTGACGACGAATCACTTAGCACCGTATTGGCGGAAGCAGAACACATGGTGAACTCGAGGCCGTTGACATTTATTCCGCTGGAAACAGAAAATGATGAATCGCTGACACCTAATCATTTTTTGCTGATGAGTTCTCAAGGAGTGCGCCAGGGTATGAAAAAACCAGTAGAACAAGCTGTTGCCTTCAAAAGAAGTTGGGATACGATACAATATGTTCTACAATGCTTCTGGAGACGCTGGATCGTCGAGTACCTACCAACCATTACACGTAGGACAAAATGGTTTGAAGAAGTACGTCCGATAAAAGAGGGTGAGTTGGTTGTAATTGTGGATGAGGGTGTCAGGAATCGTTGGATACGTGGAAAGGTTCTGAAAACTCATTTGGGTAAAGATGGCATAGCCAGAGCCGCAGATCTACAAACAAACAAGGGTATTTTAACCAGACCGTTTACCAAAATCGCACTGCTAGATGTCGGAGTGCATGACACCGATGCAGAGACTACGGTGACATGAGGGGGAGGATGTTGCGTGCTATTTTAGCAATACTGTTTATAGTATATAGAAACCATAATGACAGTGATCTAGATACTTGTCAGAATAGGCTCCACTGCTTTGTAGAACAGGAAATAAAAATGTcattctgaaatcgattgtgAACCATATAGCACGTTTATCGAAAGAGgtaccaaatcaacaaaattttactaaattctttaaatcagcatcttaaatttattattctaGTATATTCGGCTAAACTCACAATCAACATTAAAACAGTTGTTACGAAAATAGTGACTAGGAGATTTAATATGTAAGTCATTCAAATTTGTTAACCTAATTTAATactaatcaaaatgaaaaataattacagTTTTGAGCTATCACATCCATAAAATAAAACGGACGATTGCTTCAAATAACTCCGAAAGTTCACGTAACAACAGTAAGAATGTCAGAAggtcaaaaagtttaaaaagttcaaaaagtaaaaaattcaacaagtcaaatattcaaaaagtaaaaaaaaagcaaaaaattagaaaagtcgacagtctaaaaattcaaaaaatcaaaaaattaaatagtgaaaaagtctaaaagtcaaaatgtcaaaaaaaaaaaaagttaaaagttgataacgtcaaaaagtcgaaaaattaaaaaaaatcaaaaagtcaaataatgaaaaagtcaaaatgtcaaaaattcaaaagtcatgAAGTCAAGCagccaaaaagtcaaaaagtcaaaaagtaaaaaagtcaaaaagtcaaaacgtcaaaaagtcaaaaagtcaaaaagtcaaaaagtcaaaaagtcaaaaagtcaaaaagtcaaaaagtcaaaaagtcaaaaagtcaaaaagtcaaaaagtcaaaaagtcaaaaagtcaaaaag
It includes:
- the LOC129741190 gene encoding uncharacterized protein LOC129741190; amino-acid sequence: MSLNHIPKVDIQPFVNMLEDQLSYRKPTGTIPKTVKPSFEQWQRETIGVRKVRELQQMHEKENDIRRKREIELTEKLKHLDIQRQAEADRMRKVEADLRQQLQEFREHHEGIYRQRLLDLEKRDDELNQLRRVEKQLRDELDVAHGRQPSLGDSVFNISPRTGNIPPPPSAMSPAPSPLNIFPNYTPPIQPTYIQTHPNDFQHPVENNTQFQYGPTPTQMVARHVFAKDLPIFDGNPLDWPLFITSYEQSSNASTHSGPSIVRSVYVAVSTSKITLRRDDRVKSKNKAFVNTHTAVNISGDLTEVPNINHPPDTGADFKTCIACKGKCRSMEKCSRFLNMSLDDRWSLVKERKVCRRCLTPHRRWPCKGEVCGTNNCQKKHHRLLHFEPKAPETTVATVSIHRQVSSSILYRILPVTLYGPKGKVETFAFLDDGSAVTLLEDNIARQLGAEGKATSLCIQWTGGVTKTISGTRIVELEIAADSSGIRFPLSKVYTVDCLGLPKQSINYEALSREYSHLRGLPVASFNSAVPGILIGLSNMHLLTTLKAREGGTGEPVAMKSRIGWSVQGCLPGGAESMPHRQMHVCAREEQDLHEYVRQFFEFESLGVTVAPERKSADDLRAQHILESTTKRGTDGRFEVGLLWRYDYVEFPESKPMAEKRFKCLEKRLHQNPALYNSVRQQILAYQQKGYAHQASEAEIQSFDIRRTWYLPLGIVLNDKKPGKVRLIWDAAAKVEGVSLNSMLMKGPDLLTSLLSVLFRYREREVAISGDIRDMFHQMTVRKEDRSAQLFLWRDTPDQDIQTMVADVAIFGATCSPAHSQYVKNLNAAEHADRYPKAAAAIMDSHYVDDYLQRVDTAEEAMELVEQVSKVHANGGFQIVNWLSSSKLVLEKLGEVDPASVKALRFDGESGEVVEERLLGMVWQPITDTFSFSLVFRKEVTDLILGEVVPTKRQLLRLVMSIYDPLGMVSNFVIHGKILLQEVWRSKTGWDEQITPENVTRFKLWIEFLRKIEMVHIHRCYFPGYRRDSFQSLQLHIFVDASEQAYAAVAFFRIVDCGVVRCTLVSSKTKVAPLKLLSIPRLELLAAVLGVRIRKTIESEHSLEVKQTFFWSDSSTVLAWIRSDLRKYSLYVGHRINEILESSRIDEWRWVPTRLNVADDATKWGKGPSFEPEGRWFRAPSFLYDEQEEWPKDRAVPETIEEVRSFRINTHVLSEPIVDPTPFSKWERLLRATGYVHCFIDSRKMESKKLTSEHLRKAEQTLWKVAQAEFGEEIAVLNYNKNVTLEKKRKIKKSSPIASYNAFLDEAGVLRVSGRLEAADWLPYDAKYPIILPKNHRITVLLLDWMHRKHHHANNETVTNEIRQRFRIPRLRVQVQLAKKNCMWCRVYTTVPAAPIMGPLPRVRITPFLRPFTYLGIDYFGPYLVKVGRSAVKRWVVLFTCLTIRAIHLEVAATLTSDSCKKAIRRFIARRGAPEEIYTDNGTNFLGVSRELQAEMQKINNELSSTFTDTSTQWHFIPPAAPHMGGCWERMVRSVKAALGSIPTERKLDDESLSTVLAEAEHMVNSRPLTFIPLETENDESLTPNHFLLMSSQGVRQGMKKPVEQAVAFKRSWDTIQYVLQCFWRRWIVEYLPTITRRTKWFEEVRPIKEGELVVIVDEGVRNRWIRGKVLKTHLGKDGIARAADLQTNKGILTRPFTKIALLDVGVHDTDAETTVT